One region of Clostridia bacterium genomic DNA includes:
- a CDS encoding ATP-grasp domain-containing protein: MNNKNLLILSFARHREFALKTLLRKGIRILTIDNVFNSKVEVADYVYYINNRRDSSEMFQAAVDFYKKRKFDGVFSFLDSSTITLGMLSDYFELSYFSESVGRILSDKYEVRKFLQKIGANRLLFFSVKSEAELYKAAETIGFPFVLKPRCRSAGEGVVVINNKQEMLSSYKQVLQAAKSQDLIAEEYICGDEYCAETLIYNGEVYVLAVTKKYVTHDRYCIEYIELTPAPIQTNLWNKISDFVRHTISEFGIQNAVLHIELKVNQSDEVRLIEINPRPAGNNIIESIYKTKQLNLYDYAYDIALKKPIDVNKLKQQMDKPFIRYALTYDFLNPTCEGKIKEISGIRDAISMLEHDCEKLTLKYKVGDLLPLPKSNNEVRGSIYLVDKDYHRIIKRSEEIENVLHFELE, translated from the coding sequence ATGAATAATAAAAATTTACTTATCCTTTCTTTTGCTAGACATAGGGAATTTGCTCTAAAAACTTTACTAAGAAAAGGCATTAGAATTCTTACCATCGATAATGTTTTCAATAGTAAAGTTGAGGTAGCCGATTATGTATACTATATAAATAATAGAAGAGATTCGTCAGAGATGTTTCAAGCTGCTGTGGATTTTTACAAAAAAAGGAAGTTTGATGGTGTTTTTTCTTTCCTTGATAGTAGCACCATTACACTTGGCATGTTAAGTGATTATTTTGAGCTTAGTTATTTTAGTGAATCTGTTGGAAGAATATTATCAGACAAATATGAAGTAAGGAAGTTCTTGCAAAAGATTGGTGCAAATAGACTTTTGTTTTTTAGTGTAAAGTCTGAAGCTGAGCTATATAAAGCTGCTGAAACTATAGGATTCCCTTTTGTATTGAAGCCAAGATGTAGAAGTGCTGGAGAGGGAGTAGTAGTTATAAATAATAAACAAGAAATGTTATCTTCATATAAGCAAGTACTGCAAGCTGCTAAATCTCAAGACCTAATTGCTGAGGAATACATTTGCGGAGATGAGTACTGTGCTGAGACTCTTATTTATAATGGTGAAGTTTATGTATTAGCAGTAACAAAGAAGTATGTAACACATGATAGGTATTGCATAGAGTATATTGAATTAACACCAGCTCCAATTCAAACTAATTTATGGAATAAGATTAGTGATTTCGTGAGGCATACTATTTCTGAATTTGGCATACAGAATGCTGTATTGCATATAGAACTAAAAGTCAATCAAAGCGATGAAGTCAGGCTAATTGAAATAAATCCAAGACCCGCTGGGAATAACATTATTGAATCTATATATAAAACTAAACAATTAAATCTATATGACTATGCATACGATATTGCCCTTAAAAAACCTATAGATGTTAATAAGCTAAAGCAACAAATGGACAAGCCATTTATTAGATATGCTCTAACTTACGATTTTCTAAATCCAACGTGTGAAGGAAAAATCAAAGAAATAAGTGGAATTAGGGATGCAATTTCAATGTTGGAACATGATTGTGAAAAGTTAACACTGAAATATAAAGTAGGAGACCTTCTGCCATTACCTAAGTCAAACAACGAAGTCAGGGGTTCAATATACCTTGTAGATAAAGATTACCACAGGATTATTAAAAGATCAGAGGAGATTGAAAACGTACTCCATTTTGAATTAGAATAA
- a CDS encoding ABC transporter ATP-binding protein, with translation MIAINVDNITRKYKSTNIWGQLKSEHIAVDNVSFDIKKGELFGLLGPNGAGKTTIIKMLTTLLLPTSGTAHIMNYDIRKDMQRIRAIINFTFGGDRGLYWRLSARDNLRYFADLYNVERGIADKRINEILELIGMTKWADDRVENYSKGMKQRLHIGKVLINNPDIIFFDEPTLGLDPVGAKDLRKIIVDLLELDKTILLTTHYMFEADMLCNRVAIINHGKIIANDRPGELKKLLKDDVVLEIEVYGATKERLDDIKKLECVESLNVKQVEQSQLIQIQLKENNEIINQILNILNDVQIKEIRNRKPTLEDVYIKLVGGINE, from the coding sequence ATGATTGCGATTAATGTAGATAACATAACTAGGAAGTATAAAAGTACAAATATATGGGGGCAACTAAAAAGTGAACACATAGCCGTTGATAATGTTTCTTTTGATATAAAGAAGGGAGAACTATTTGGCCTATTAGGCCCAAATGGTGCGGGTAAAACTACTATCATAAAAATGCTTACAACTCTACTTTTGCCAACATCAGGAACAGCACACATCATGAATTATGATATTCGGAAAGATATGCAAAGAATAAGGGCTATTATTAATTTTACTTTTGGAGGAGATAGAGGGTTATATTGGAGACTTTCTGCTAGGGATAATCTTAGATATTTTGCTGATTTATATAATGTTGAACGAGGTATTGCTGATAAAAGAATAAATGAGATATTAGAGCTTATTGGAATGACAAAATGGGCAGATGATAGAGTAGAAAATTACTCTAAAGGAATGAAGCAACGGTTACACATAGGAAAAGTATTGATAAATAATCCGGATATTATTTTTTTTGACGAACCAACATTAGGGTTAGACCCTGTTGGTGCTAAGGATCTAAGAAAAATAATTGTAGATCTACTAGAATTAGATAAAACAATACTTCTTACAACTCATTATATGTTCGAAGCAGACATGCTGTGTAATAGGGTGGCTATTATAAATCACGGAAAAATTATTGCAAATGATAGGCCAGGGGAATTGAAGAAGTTGCTTAAGGATGATGTAGTGTTAGAAATTGAAGTATATGGAGCTACAAAAGAGAGACTAGATGATATAAAAAAACTTGAATGTGTTGAAAGTCTAAATGTAAAGCAAGTGGAACAAAGTCAATTAATTCAAATACAACTTAAAGAAAATAATGAAATCATCAATCAAATTCTGAACATCCTTAACGATGTTCAGATAAAAGAAATTAGAAACAGAAAACCTACACTGGAAGATGTTTATATTAAACTAGTAGGTGGGATAAATGAATAA
- a CDS encoding ATP-grasp domain-containing protein, producing MTEKRLILVGSGSRRYRSYIVDAAVSMGIKITLLTDKVVRWEKDLCDNILFVNIRDAEAMQQRLYELMGAIKFDGIITYDEELVIPTAELAQRLGLRYIKPETAVAARNKYVMRSKLKENRIRVPEFVKISDVEDFKKAISIMNFPVVIKPIDGHSSIGVIKIETKEVAYRVFENVTHIKINGRSQNTFILEEYVKGKEISVESLVYENEILHFGITQKYTSSEPYFEEIGHSFPANISQSLRDEIISIVEKGIRALGINIGATHTELRLTSEGPVIIEIGARLGGDRIPYLVYLATGANMAQETIKVALGIKPSIDILYNRGAAIRFIIPYKCGEIVEYPNLDKASNYPGICEVSFKEQVGQIKLPPEGFFTRFGFVIAIADQANEAYQKACEAEKLIVINIQ from the coding sequence ATGACGGAAAAAAGATTAATTTTAGTCGGAAGTGGTTCTAGAAGGTATAGGAGTTATATTGTTGATGCGGCTGTGTCTATGGGAATCAAAATCACACTGCTTACTGATAAAGTTGTTAGATGGGAAAAAGATCTCTGTGATAATATACTATTCGTTAATATTAGAGATGCTGAAGCTATGCAACAAAGACTTTATGAATTAATGGGAGCTATTAAGTTTGACGGTATAATTACATATGACGAAGAATTGGTAATACCGACAGCGGAGTTAGCCCAGAGGCTAGGACTCCGATATATAAAACCCGAAACCGCTGTTGCAGCAAGAAATAAATATGTAATGCGTTCTAAGTTAAAGGAAAACAGAATTAGAGTACCTGAATTCGTAAAAATTAGTGATGTTGAAGATTTTAAAAAAGCAATTTCAATAATGAATTTTCCAGTAGTAATAAAACCAATTGACGGTCATAGTAGCATTGGCGTTATCAAAATAGAAACAAAGGAAGTTGCCTATAGAGTATTTGAAAATGTAACACATATAAAAATAAATGGGAGAAGTCAAAACACATTCATTCTTGAGGAATACGTTAAGGGAAAAGAAATAAGTGTAGAATCTTTGGTATATGAAAATGAAATACTTCATTTTGGGATTACACAAAAGTATACTAGCTCAGAACCATATTTCGAAGAAATAGGCCATTCTTTTCCGGCAAATATATCTCAAAGTTTAAGAGATGAGATAATAAGTATTGTAGAAAAAGGAATTAGGGCACTCGGAATTAATATTGGGGCAACACACACAGAATTGAGATTAACGAGTGAAGGACCAGTAATTATAGAAATTGGAGCTCGATTAGGAGGAGATAGAATACCTTATCTTGTTTATCTTGCAACTGGTGCAAATATGGCTCAAGAAACTATCAAAGTTGCATTGGGGATAAAACCCAGTATAGACATTCTATATAATCGCGGTGCGGCAATACGATTCATCATTCCGTATAAGTGTGGAGAAATAGTTGAATATCCTAATCTTGACAAAGCATCAAACTATCCCGGAATATGTGAAGTTAGTTTCAAGGAGCAGGTTGGTCAAATAAAATTGCCACCAGAAGGGTTTTTTACACGTTTTGGGTTTGTTATAGCTATAGCAGATCAAGCAAATGAGGCATATCAGAAAGCCTGTGAAGCAGAAAAACTCATAGTTATTAATATACAATAA
- a CDS encoding peptidase U32 family protein: MEVLSPAGDMNQLIAGVKAGCDAVYGGLKLWNARNRAKNFTIEEYIDAVSYCKENNVKFYLTINTLMYDNEIDEIMNVLKDEEFILPDAVIASDFGLIKVLTKELPHLHIHASTQFGAHCLDDITFLEKLGIKRIILSRELLMDEIKYLKCNTRSQLEVFVWGVQCIGFSGICYWGSLVFGGSGSRGKCLALCRDIYSFNNRKCNFFYSKDLKAFCKAHDLNEIGIDSIKIEGRRSRDYSEIYNTVSGFKEALNANYQSENVEVKNPYCGYLENKLPVEGLIELCNERNIVRNIPFREVGQLDLIVVSNELGEPGYINASELNKNVGTVGFVKSRITNKIVRGKRNFSINIMSNQEDIINCIYVIGNKGEGKMFSLKTDHDLIQSDIYIIYRDILDSLNGNTLSELTFPKTIDYKLKFNKNDYDLVMNYIKEKSAIPNIHIERNSISEKKYNILNDAISIEVNDINMIAALDKAGVNRIIYNINNIDELSIVLEQYGTYQNIIYKLPYFDWKSVGVKHLANLLNNQNIMITRLSQISILEYGKFKSMEADYTVHCWNKRTINSLMEYGINRITLSPEISFEDAIKVFSDVNIKLEIIFAGHIPLAYTRHCFAESLNCNAECNKIKELINIDKDMKFMIRCRQSHREIFYENPILVDVKNISTLPNGTTFRYICNMHNLEELLNNIQIMKNDQHYYEKLLQTTLWRNSYVGNLKESVR; encoded by the coding sequence ATGGAAGTATTATCCCCAGCTGGTGATATGAATCAATTAATTGCAGGAGTGAAAGCTGGCTGTGATGCTGTTTATGGCGGACTTAAGCTTTGGAATGCAAGAAATAGAGCCAAAAATTTTACAATAGAAGAATACATTGATGCAGTGTCATATTGTAAAGAAAATAATGTTAAATTTTATCTTACTATCAATACTCTAATGTATGATAATGAAATAGATGAAATCATGAATGTATTAAAAGACGAGGAATTTATCTTGCCAGACGCTGTGATTGCATCAGACTTTGGACTTATAAAGGTTTTAACAAAGGAACTACCTCATTTGCATATACATGCATCAACACAGTTTGGTGCGCATTGTTTAGATGATATTACTTTCTTAGAAAAGCTCGGTATTAAGCGAATAATATTGTCTCGAGAACTTCTTATGGATGAAATTAAATATCTTAAGTGCAATACTAGAAGTCAACTTGAAGTATTTGTATGGGGTGTGCAATGTATAGGTTTTTCAGGGATTTGTTATTGGGGATCTCTAGTTTTTGGCGGCAGTGGTAGTAGGGGTAAATGTCTTGCTCTTTGTAGAGATATATATAGTTTTAATAATAGAAAATGCAACTTTTTTTACTCTAAAGATTTAAAGGCTTTTTGTAAAGCACATGATTTGAATGAAATAGGAATTGATAGTATAAAAATTGAAGGTAGAAGAAGCCGTGATTATTCAGAAATCTATAATACAGTATCCGGTTTTAAAGAAGCATTAAATGCAAATTATCAGAGCGAAAACGTGGAAGTAAAGAACCCGTATTGCGGTTATCTAGAAAATAAGCTACCAGTAGAAGGTCTAATAGAATTATGTAATGAAAGAAACATTGTCAGAAATATTCCATTTAGAGAAGTTGGACAACTTGATTTGATAGTTGTATCTAATGAACTAGGTGAACCAGGGTATATAAATGCAAGTGAATTAAATAAGAATGTAGGTACAGTAGGATTTGTAAAGAGTCGGATAACAAATAAGATTGTTCGAGGTAAAAGGAATTTTTCTATAAATATTATGAGTAATCAAGAGGATATTATAAATTGTATTTATGTAATTGGAAACAAGGGAGAAGGGAAGATGTTTAGTTTGAAAACTGATCATGATTTAATTCAGAGTGATATCTATATTATTTATAGAGATATTTTAGATTCTCTGAATGGTAATACATTATCAGAACTGACTTTCCCCAAAACAATCGATTATAAGCTGAAATTTAATAAGAATGATTATGACCTTGTTATGAACTATATAAAAGAAAAATCAGCGATACCCAATATACATATAGAAAGAAATTCTATTAGTGAAAAAAAATATAATATTCTAAATGATGCCATATCGATAGAAGTAAATGATATAAACATGATTGCAGCATTGGATAAAGCTGGGGTTAACAGGATTATATATAATATTAATAATATTGATGAATTAAGTATTGTTCTTGAACAGTATGGAACTTATCAAAATATCATATATAAGCTACCATATTTTGACTGGAAATCAGTAGGGGTAAAGCACCTTGCAAATCTGCTGAATAATCAAAATATAATGATTACACGGTTGTCGCAAATATCCATATTAGAATATGGGAAATTCAAATCTATGGAAGCAGATTATACTGTCCACTGCTGGAATAAAAGAACCATTAATTCCTTGATGGAATATGGAATAAATAGAATTACGTTATCACCAGAGATTTCCTTCGAAGATGCTATAAAAGTTTTTAGTGATGTGAATATAAAATTAGAAATCATATTTGCTGGACATATACCACTTGCATATACACGACATTGTTTTGCTGAGAGTTTAAATTGTAATGCTGAGTGTAATAAAATAAAAGAACTAATTAATATTGATAAAGATATGAAGTTTATGATTAGATGCAGACAAAGTCACAGAGAAATATTTTATGAAAACCCCATTTTAGTGGATGTTAAAAACATAAGCACTTTACCAAATGGAACTACTTTTCGCTATATATGTAATATGCATAATCTTGAAGAATTATTAAATAACATTCAAATAATGAAAAATGATCAACATTACTATGAGAAACTATTGCAAACAACGCTTTGGAGGAATAGCTATGTTGGTAATTTAAAGGAGAGTGTAAGGTAA
- a CDS encoding bifunctional 3-deoxy-7-phosphoheptulonate synthase/chorismate mutase, whose protein sequence is MIEKLENLRKEIDKINVNLLDLLNKRTELVQEISTLKDGLNSEYFDPVREKQMLDNIIGQNRGPLQNESVRTIFYNIFRTSLNIMGSVKEKRLLVGAGSDIAFERINEMFDLPINSKVIIAGPCAVEEFEQLDQIAQLIKSKGLKFLRGGAYKPRTSPYDFQGKRENGVRMLYEVGRKYDLKTVTEVVDTRDVELVSKHVDILQIGARNMTNFELLKEVGKINKPVILKRGMNAKIDEFIFAAEYIALQGNRKIILCERGIRTFETKTRNTLDISSIPILKKETNLPVIVDLSHSLGRKDIINDVAKAVVAVGAEGIMVEVHPYPHLALSDAEQQLNPEEFLSLLKLI, encoded by the coding sequence ATGATTGAAAAATTAGAAAATTTACGAAAAGAAATTGACAAAATTAATGTTAATTTACTAGATTTACTAAATAAAAGAACCGAGTTAGTGCAAGAAATTAGCACTTTGAAAGATGGGCTCAATAGTGAATACTTTGACCCTGTAAGAGAAAAGCAAATGCTAGATAACATTATAGGGCAAAATAGAGGACCTCTGCAAAACGAATCTGTCAGAACGATTTTCTATAATATATTTAGAACATCACTTAATATTATGGGATCTGTAAAAGAAAAGAGACTACTTGTTGGTGCAGGTAGTGATATTGCATTTGAGAGAATTAATGAAATGTTCGATTTACCCATTAATAGCAAAGTCATAATAGCAGGACCATGTGCTGTGGAAGAATTTGAACAACTAGATCAAATTGCTCAATTAATTAAGAGTAAAGGCCTAAAATTTTTAAGGGGAGGTGCATATAAGCCCAGAACATCGCCCTATGATTTTCAAGGGAAAAGGGAAAATGGGGTAAGAATGTTATATGAGGTAGGAAGAAAATATGATCTGAAAACTGTGACAGAGGTTGTAGATACAAGAGATGTTGAACTTGTATCTAAACATGTTGACATTTTACAGATTGGTGCGAGAAATATGACAAATTTTGAGCTTCTTAAAGAAGTAGGAAAGATTAATAAGCCAGTAATATTGAAGCGAGGAATGAATGCAAAAATTGATGAATTTATATTTGCAGCTGAATATATTGCTCTTCAAGGTAATAGAAAAATAATACTTTGCGAACGAGGAATCAGGACTTTTGAAACCAAAACACGGAATACACTTGATATCAGTAGTATTCCTATACTAAAAAAAGAAACAAATCTTCCAGTAATAGTAGATTTAAGCCACTCTTTAGGACGAAAAGATATAATAAATGATGTCGCCAAAGCCGTTGTTGCTGTTGGAGCAGAAGGTATAATGGTTGAGGTTCATCCATATCCACATCTTGCTTTATCTGATGCAGAACAACAATTAAATCCAGAAGAATTTTTAAGCTTACTTAAGCTTATTTGA